Proteins encoded by one window of Candidatus Nitrosocosmicus hydrocola:
- a CDS encoding MgtC/SapB family protein produces MVTGVFNINEFDFALDMGLSLLAGFLIGAERESKGKAAGIGTHCFVIGGSMIFTYISALVDPNSTSRIAAQIVTGIGFLGAGIILKGELFDNKEIDSPSSKKVVNLTTAASIWFSGAIGMAIGFNFYFIAIISIAFALIVPRIPKVGKRREEDTDE; encoded by the coding sequence ATGGTCACTGGGGTATTCAACATAAACGAGTTTGATTTTGCTCTGGATATGGGATTATCTCTACTTGCAGGGTTCTTGATTGGTGCAGAAAGGGAATCGAAGGGTAAGGCAGCAGGTATAGGCACACATTGCTTTGTTATAGGAGGTTCAATGATTTTTACCTATATTTCGGCATTGGTCGATCCAAATTCTACATCAAGAATTGCTGCACAGATTGTAACAGGCATTGGATTCTTAGGAGCTGGAATAATATTAAAGGGAGAGTTGTTTGATAACAAAGAAATAGATAGTCCTTCAAGTAAGAAAGTAGTAAATTTAACCACGGCCGCAAGTATTTGGTTTTCAGGAGCTATCGGCATGGCAATAGGTTTTAATTTTTACTTTATTGCGATAATTTCAATAGCATTCGCGCTCATTGTACCACGGATTCCAAAAGTTGGTAAAAGGCGCGAAGAGGATACCGACGAATAA
- a CDS encoding HNH endonuclease: MVYGNILLAPEINCIKTTSSIMMDDYVFYIRNSLISDLHQEFNSLNPEQGLCIEQITIVDQSFSFLPGLIYEFRDLIQLQLSSLSVVEIVGLFYKPSLLFVLFTLILIGITLKSIWRTESKRSTERKGFTQLIRSNVLEKQDNKCDHCRKILTVVDFHHKNGDRSDNRQKNCQALCPNCHAIETRGL, translated from the coding sequence TTGGTTTATGGTAACATTTTACTAGCCCCTGAAATTAACTGTATTAAGACCACTTCTTCAATAATGATGGATGATTACGTTTTTTACATTAGAAATTCTTTGATATCGGATCTGCATCAAGAATTCAATAGCTTGAATCCAGAGCAAGGTTTATGTATAGAGCAAATTACTATTGTAGACCAATCATTTTCATTTTTGCCAGGCCTAATTTACGAATTTAGAGATTTGATTCAACTACAGTTATCTTCACTATCAGTTGTTGAAATAGTTGGCCTCTTTTACAAACCATCATTATTGTTTGTGCTGTTCACCCTCATACTCATAGGAATAACACTGAAATCTATTTGGAGGACTGAAAGTAAAAGGTCCACGGAAAGAAAGGGTTTTACTCAGTTGATTAGATCTAATGTTCTTGAGAAACAGGATAACAAGTGTGACCATTGCCGAAAAATTTTAACAGTTGTTGATTTTCATCACAAGAATGGAGACAGATCAGATAATAGACAAAAAAATTGTCAAGCTCTATGCCCTAATTGCCACGCAATTGAAACCAGGGGTCTCTAG